In Macadamia integrifolia cultivar HAES 741 chromosome 12, SCU_Mint_v3, whole genome shotgun sequence, the following are encoded in one genomic region:
- the LOC122058252 gene encoding auxin transporter-like protein 2, translating into MLPQKQAEEAIVTNYSETTEPDGKEEEAEVQSKFSMKSILWHGGSVYDAWFSCASNQVAQVLLTLPYSFSQLGMLSGILFQLFYGIMGSWTAYLISVLYIEYRSRKEKENVSFKNHVIQWFEVLDGLLGPYWKAIGLAFNCTFLLFGSVIQLIACASNIYYINDRLDKRTWTYIFGACCATTVFIPSFHNYRIWSFLGLGMTTYTAWYLTIAALVHGQVDGVQHTAPTKLVLYFTGATNILYTFGGHAVTVEIMHAMWKPQKFKYIYLIATLYVFTLTLPSAAAVYWAFGDQLLNHSNAFSLLPKNGFRDGAVILMLIHQFITFGFACTPLYFVWEKVIGMHDTKSICLRALARLPVVIPIWFLAIIFPFFGPINSAVGALLVSFTVYIIPALAHMLTYRKASARQNAAEKPPFFLPSWTAMYVINAFVVGWIFVVGFGFGGWASMTNFVKQVDTFGLFAKCYQCKPPPTVAPAPKHH; encoded by the exons atGTTGCCTCAGAAGCAAGCGGAAGAAGCCATAGTGACTAACTACAGCGAAACAACAGAGCCTGATGGGAAGGAGGAAGAGGCAGAAGTTCAGTCCAAGTTCAGTATGAAGAGCATTCTCTGGCACGGTGGCTCTGTTTATGATGCCTGGTTCAGCTGCGCTTCCAATCAA GTAGCCCAGGTTCTGCTCACGCTACCCTACTCGTTCTCTCAACTGGGTATGCTTTCTGGTATCTTATTTCAGCTCTTCTATGGCATCATGGGTAGCTGGACTGCCTACCTTATAAGCGTTCTATACATCGAGTACCGCAGccggaaggagaaggaaaacgTGAGCTTCAAGAACCATGTTATTCAG tggTTCGAAGTACTGGATGGGTTGTTGGGTCCATACTGGAAAGCAATTGGACTGGCTTTCAACTGTACATTTCTCCTTTTTGGATCTGTTATACAGCTCATAGCTTGCGCAAG TAACATATATTACATAAACGATCGATTGGATAAGAGGACATGGACGTACATCTTCGGAGCTTGTTGTGCAACGACGGTGTTCATACCTTCTTTTCACAACTACCGTATTTGGTCTTTCCTGGGACTTGGGATGACCACCTACACTGCCTGGTACTTGACCATCGCCGCTCTAGTCCACGGCCAGGTTGATGGAGTACAACACACGGCTCCGACGAAACTGGTTCTGTATTTCACCGGCGCCACCAACATCCTATACACTTTCGGTGGACATGCTGTCACTGT TGAAATAATGCACGCAATGTGGAAGCCACAAAAGTTCAAGTACATTTACTTGATAGCAACGCTGTATGTGTTCACTCTAACACTTCCATCGGCGGCCGCTGTATACTGGGCCTTCGGGGATCAGCTCCTCAACCACTCCAATGCCTTCTCCCTCCTTCCCAAGAATGGTTTTCGTGATGGCGCCGTTATCTTGATGCTCATTCATCag TTCATAACATTTGGATTCGCTTGTACGCCATTGTATTTTGTGTGGGAGAAGGTGATAGGGATGCACGATACCAAGAGCATATGCCTGAGAGCATTGGCGAGGCTGCCTGTGGTGATACCCATCTGGTTCTTAGCCATTATCTTCCCATTCTTTGGACCCATCAACTCTGCTGTTGGTGCTCTCTTGGTTAGCTTCACCGTCTACATTATCCCTGCCCTTGCTCATATGCTTACCTACAGGAAAGCCTCTGCTCGACAG AATGCTGCGGAGAAgcctcctttcttcctcccaAGTTGGACAGCCATGTATGTGATAAATGCGTTTGTGGTCGGGTGGATCTTTGTGGTTGGATTTGGGTTCGGTGGTTGGGCTAGCATGACCAATTTTGTCAAGCAAGTCGACACATTTGGCCTCTTTGCTAAGTGTTACCAGTGTAAGCCACCTCCTACGGTTGCTCCTGCTCCCAAACATCACTAG